The following coding sequences are from one Burkholderia stabilis window:
- a CDS encoding helix-turn-helix domain-containing protein has product MTTEAITTDSLAVAERVRELMTRNGIGKRQQTTELCRILDLSFSQGHRKLRGSSPWTLSQIKKVAEAYGEPAAQLFGAQTLDPGMVGAYSQEAVLYAGVAEIPCTAWIGAPLEAGARPEFVAYEQNGRWRVLRHTGVLYQNAYDVHKIEIYPRRAESDKLVVAVIDPDRVSATELCRYLERQGFATAAFDGLAPFVDALQGQAFDAVLTEWLFDDSTAATAIKAVRTSDNPGAPIFVLTGDLLTGRASEADISEVIRAFDVVCYEKPARMAILSADLAKRLARG; this is encoded by the coding sequence ATGACCACTGAAGCAATCACCACGGATTCCCTCGCGGTTGCCGAGCGCGTGCGCGAGCTGATGACCCGCAACGGCATCGGCAAGCGCCAGCAGACCACCGAACTCTGCCGCATCCTCGACCTGAGTTTCTCCCAAGGCCATCGCAAACTGCGCGGCAGCAGCCCCTGGACGCTCTCGCAGATCAAGAAAGTCGCCGAAGCGTACGGCGAGCCCGCCGCGCAGCTGTTCGGCGCGCAGACGCTCGACCCCGGCATGGTCGGCGCGTATTCGCAGGAGGCCGTCCTTTACGCGGGCGTCGCCGAGATTCCGTGCACCGCCTGGATCGGCGCGCCGCTCGAAGCCGGCGCGCGTCCCGAGTTCGTCGCGTACGAGCAGAACGGCCGCTGGCGCGTGCTGCGCCACACCGGCGTGCTGTACCAGAACGCGTACGACGTGCACAAGATCGAAATCTATCCGCGCCGCGCGGAGAGCGACAAGCTCGTCGTCGCGGTGATCGACCCCGATCGCGTCAGCGCAACCGAGCTGTGCCGCTATCTCGAACGGCAGGGTTTCGCGACGGCCGCGTTCGACGGCCTCGCGCCGTTCGTCGACGCGCTGCAGGGCCAGGCCTTCGATGCCGTGCTGACCGAATGGCTGTTCGACGACAGCACGGCCGCCACCGCGATCAAGGCCGTGCGCACGTCCGACAACCCCGGCGCGCCGATCTTCGTGCTGACGGGCGACCTGCTCACCGGCCGCGCGAGCGAGGCCGACATCAGCGAAGTGATCCGCGCGTTCGACGTCGTCTGCTACGAAAAGCCCGCGCGCATGGCGATCCTCAGCGCCGATCTCGCGAAACGGCTCGCGCGCGGGTAA
- a CDS encoding ATP-dependent helicase, protein MARLIPDDWKSLAATGAAERERETLAALEHALPDTYTVYHGVHWTRADQGFSVFGEAAFVVVSPAGRVLLIEQKAGFLRETPKGLVKVYLQTERNVAIQLARTQETLHRRLTAALGAGVYGVEALLYCPDYSIRQASIAGVAADRIVDASRKAQLAQVILQILPEDDERLPNTPKLHHFLADELALTPDTSALVGQAGTLVTRLSGGLAAWARQLEFAPFRLRVTGTAGSGKTQLAVQVMRDAVAAGKRVLYVCFNRPLADYIARIAPPGAKIANYHQLCDWVARDGGYTPDFQTPGEFERLEARFAQAPIPGHWQFDVLVVDEGQDFHAPWAAALERLLAPEGAWWWLEDPLQNLYMRESVALPGWVTLKALTNYRSPRDLLEFVRDVVGRVEPLAAELRSGSPFDGSDPSVSAYGEAGASGDALNEACIDATKRAITHALSLGFRKQDIAVLSYRGREGSVLAPLDQLGPHRVKSFTGKYDLFGNPEYREGDVLLDSIYRFKGQSAPCVILTEVDFDTLDARAARKLFVGATRATMKLLIVASSRAAAQLEAA, encoded by the coding sequence ATGGCCCGCCTCATCCCCGACGACTGGAAAAGCCTCGCCGCGACCGGCGCGGCCGAACGCGAGCGCGAAACGCTCGCCGCGCTCGAACACGCGCTGCCCGATACCTACACCGTGTATCACGGCGTGCACTGGACGCGCGCCGACCAGGGGTTCTCGGTGTTCGGCGAAGCGGCGTTCGTCGTCGTGAGCCCGGCCGGCCGCGTGCTGCTGATCGAGCAGAAAGCCGGTTTCCTGCGCGAAACGCCGAAGGGGCTCGTGAAGGTCTACCTGCAGACCGAGCGTAATGTCGCGATCCAGCTCGCACGCACGCAGGAAACGCTGCACCGGCGGCTGACCGCCGCGCTCGGCGCGGGCGTCTACGGTGTCGAGGCGCTGCTGTACTGCCCCGACTACTCGATCCGCCAGGCGTCGATCGCCGGCGTCGCGGCCGATCGCATCGTCGATGCGTCGCGCAAGGCGCAGCTCGCACAGGTGATCCTGCAGATCCTGCCCGAGGACGACGAACGCCTTCCGAACACACCGAAGCTCCACCATTTCCTTGCGGACGAACTGGCGCTCACGCCCGACACGAGCGCGCTCGTCGGGCAGGCCGGCACGCTCGTCACGCGGCTGTCGGGCGGGCTCGCCGCATGGGCGCGCCAGCTCGAATTCGCGCCGTTCCGGCTGCGCGTCACCGGCACGGCCGGCTCCGGCAAGACGCAACTCGCGGTGCAGGTCATGCGCGATGCCGTCGCGGCCGGCAAGCGCGTGCTCTACGTATGCTTCAACCGGCCGCTCGCCGACTACATCGCGCGCATCGCGCCGCCCGGCGCGAAAATCGCGAACTACCACCAGCTGTGCGACTGGGTCGCGCGCGACGGCGGTTATACGCCCGACTTCCAGACGCCCGGCGAATTCGAGCGGCTCGAGGCGCGTTTCGCGCAGGCACCCATTCCCGGGCACTGGCAATTCGACGTGCTGGTCGTCGACGAAGGGCAGGATTTCCATGCGCCGTGGGCCGCCGCACTGGAACGCCTGCTGGCGCCGGAAGGCGCGTGGTGGTGGCTGGAAGATCCGCTGCAGAACCTGTACATGCGCGAGAGCGTCGCGCTGCCCGGCTGGGTCACGCTGAAGGCGCTCACGAACTACCGCAGCCCGCGCGACCTGCTCGAATTCGTGCGCGACGTGGTCGGCCGCGTCGAGCCGCTCGCGGCCGAGCTGCGCTCCGGCAGCCCGTTCGACGGCTCCGATCCGTCGGTGTCGGCCTATGGCGAAGCAGGCGCGTCGGGCGACGCATTGAACGAAGCCTGCATCGATGCGACCAAGCGCGCGATCACGCATGCGCTGTCGCTCGGCTTCCGCAAGCAGGACATCGCGGTGCTGTCGTATCGCGGCCGTGAAGGCTCGGTGCTCGCGCCGCTCGACCAGCTCGGCCCGCACCGGGTGAAGAGCTTCACCGGCAAGTACGACCTGTTCGGCAACCCCGAATATCGCGAAGGCGACGTGCTGCTCGATTCGATCTACCGCTTCAAGGGCCAGTCGGCGCCGTGCGTGATCCTCACCGAGGTCGACTTCGATACGCTCGACGCGCGCGCCGCGCGCAAGCTGTTCGTCGGCGCGACGCGCGCGACGATGAAGCTGCTGATCGTTGCGTCGTCACGCGCAGCTGCGCAGCTCGAGGCCGCCTGA